DNA from Rhipicephalus sanguineus isolate Rsan-2018 chromosome 11, BIME_Rsan_1.4, whole genome shotgun sequence:
CGCGTCTAATTGGCTTTCCTTCTTTTTGATACACAGCTGTCAGAATCTGAACTTAACTGAGTTTCCATTTGCAGGTAAACCACTCTCAGGCGCTTACCACACCACCTTTGAGCCCGGAGAAGACGGCTCAACCATTCGTCACAACGTTTCGCCGAAACCTCCAGAGTACGGCTACATTGTCCGCGAATAACGTTCGCcaacgaataaaatttaaccGGTTTTGCGTTCTCACCCTTCGATTTTGTGCAATTGCTGCACCCAAATACGGATCAATTAACCATGATATCGAATGGCGAGCGCAAAAAACGGCTGAACTTAATAAAACGCAGAGGCACACACAGGGGACGCGGCCCTAGACACGGCGGCACAGAACACCCGGAAGGAGTGGCTTCCCGGCATGCCGCGCGGGTATGATGTGGGAGCGTAGCGTTGCTCAGGGGTGAATGCCACCTTTACTATTACACTCATTTATTACATAATGTGACCCGGACTGCGGACACCGCTCTCCTCTTTCATCGGGCTCCCGCACTGGCTCCTGCGGACACCCGGGCGTTCACGGTTGACGAGGTGTTTCTTGGCTGCGCAAGTCAAAACACCGCCCCGGACGCTAACAGGCTGGCTTACCATCATAAAAGTCTGTCGAACCGGAGGCACGCTTCCTCTCGGCTCTGTTCAACGCCTACCTGCACCACCGGTGCAACTCCCCCCCCCTATCTGACATGCCAGGGAGAACTAATGTTATTAAATGTAAGCTGGACTGTACCACTGCGATGCCAGTTTATGTCAAGCAGTACTCTTTGCCAATGATGGCACAAGAGTCTGTTGAAAAGGAGGTAGACGAGATGCTTCGCTCAGGGATTATAGAGAGGTCGACATCACCTACAACGCACCGTTGGTGGTGGTAAAGACACCAGACGGTTCCAACAGAATTTCGAAAGACTTCCGACAGTTGAACAATATACTAGTGGCGGACTCGGAACCTATACCGAGAGTGGATGTGGTTTTTGCACATGTCGGTGGAAAAAAGTTCTTTTTGAAGCTAGATTTGACCaaggggtattggcaaatactcATGGAGAAAGCATCtaaagaaaagacagcgttttccTGCACACGAGGACTATTCCAATTCAAGTATATGTCGTTCAGACTTGAGACCGCGGCAGCCGTTTTCACAAAACTGATGAGGAGAGTGCTCCACAGTATTAGGAACGTTGAGCATTATATTGATGATATTCTTGTGGCTACAGACACGTGGCAAGAGCACTTGGAAACATTAGAAGTGCTCTTTCAAAGATTAGACGAGGCCAGAGTAACAATTAAGTCAAATAAGTGAATTTGGATTCCAAGCGGTGACTTTCCTTGGACACAAGTTGGGCATGGGTCACATCGCCACAAAAGAAGGAATTCTAGAGAAAATTCAAGCAGCAAAGACACCAAAgaccaaaaaaaaagtacaatcATTCTTGGGGTTGAAAGGATTTTATAGAGAATTCATACCCCGATACGCAGAGATAGCAGCTCCTCTAGTtgcattaaagggatactgaacaaaaatttgaaaaagctatgaaaacacttgcattcgactctGATGACAAGACTGTTTCTATAAACAGCGTTCATTTCACGTAATTaggagcagttggccgtatttttagtggattgtgagagcacggtggctgcacgccagtgcgcttgtcgacgacCGTGACAtcaaatgctccagcaagaggggggcaaccggcacgctctctcctgccctgccacttccctttctccacctctcctctcaagaacaccttcccgaccgagAACATGTTGTGAGAGAgatgcgcggcagcgggtggcggcttgcgatatCGATTGGTAAGTGATTTTGCaccgagcacggttggcgagtcagtatccgccgagtttcatgtcacttcctctctagttcgcggcgcggccgctagacgcgccaatttgtgaaaaatgcattaaattcattattttctgctagtctctggctgaaatgaaggttgtttcaacaaatttcagcacccaatctttcaactgggccatttatctcggcagcgaaaattttgttcagtatccctttaacgaaGAAGAGAGCCAGGAATGTTGTGAAGTGGACAAGAGTAGAAGAGAAAGCATTTGatgcattaaaggggtactgacacctttttttgaaggcgagtttactgtgccatacatatctcctttatgcagagacggctctgagtaagtgtgaagctcagaaaatgctgataaggtattttaatttgatattaaagtcaatttttccatggcgaacctactgacatcgacactagcttgacgtcaggctacagtacaaattctggtgacttcacgccgcagtctggctagttgtgatgacgttaggtaccaaaacttccaagatggccgctcgtgcatcaccaacggagccacggtgcgaaacagccatggaaacgtcactctatattgtgcgagcacgtgactagaagctcatatcgtgttgtgacgtcagggtacagtaggaaccgaaactagcttttaaaaacatacagtaattactttttcagggcgcactcgcgcttagcattaccttttctaggctcttgagggcttgacctttcatttaacgcaaaaaaacgacaactgaaaatattcgtgtcagtacccctttaaaggagaCCTATAATGAAATCTGTCAGCACTGTCGTCTCGAACGGCGAAAGTTTCCGTTACCTCACCCTCGACTAAAACGACCACAAGCACTAGCCTTCCGTCTCCTACAGACAGGAGCATAACCCTCACCGGCAGTTTATGCAAGATTCATAAGCGAACTAAGAACGGGCTTCTCGGCCTCTCGATAGTATGGCTAAGATCAAAGTGTACGTTGCCTGCCCGTTGCCTCGACGTTGCCTGCCAGTTTGACAACACCCCGGCGGCATTTTCCAACGCCCGCAACGAGAAGCTGGCCAAGTATGAGCCCGTGGCCGCCTACCTCCGCCGGCGATATCAGcgcgtcaccgtcgccgccgtcatcgtTGGTGCCCTCGGATCTTGGGATCCTGGCAACGACGCCATCCTGCGGCGGCTGTCCTCGCGCTCGTACTCCCGGCTCTTCAAGCGCCTCTGCGTCAGTGAGGTCATCGCTGCGTCGAGAGCTATCTACCACGCCCACGTGCGCGGTGGCCGCCCTTAGGCGTCACCGGTGTGCAGTGATTAATCAGTGCTGTGTTCGTGTGTTCCCCTGTGCGTCGCCCTTTGTGCACGTGTTCCTCTTTGCGTGGGATCCCCCGTGTGGTGTCCGACTTGCCGTGCCTCGGTGTACCGTGCTCGTGCAGTGCTACACGCTCCTCTTACGATCTCCACATCCGGGGTCAACGCGGCCCACGTCTCCAGGTCCATCTACTACCAGTAGGCTCCCTGTACTGACCCGGCCGATCCTGTCCGAAACACTCAATAAAAAGCctcggccttttggctaagatcaaagtgtAGACCTCTCGGATTCGGACCTGCCTGCTGCCTGGGACCTGCTGCCTTGGAACCCGTGGTTGAACCTGCTGCTTATGACTTTGGTGAGATGACAGTTCCTTATTAAGTAGcacttcgcccccccctccctccctttcgttaccctttttttttgtattttggcgcctctttcctcctctttcctcgcttcctctttccACTTCCCCTTTTCTGGCTTCCACCAAAAGGGGGcggcccctcccccctctctctctctcgttggcCTGCTACACTAACCATGTAGCAAgtccgccaccccccccccctttttttttctctctctcctcttccttcCCGTTAAAGTGTCTTGTGCCGTCTTTCATTCTTGAAGTGTTTTACTATGTCATTCCAAGTGTCAGTGTGTTATGTAGTGTCCCTTCACGTTGATGTTCCCTCTGCTGAGACTGCCGCCTGCCGTCCCCTGGCCGACCATCATTGCCAGTAGGAGATGTCTTCGACACCCGGCAGCCTGAATGCCGGAGGAAGCGCGATCCAGACGAGCCCAGCCAGGAGCACGGACGACACCGAAAACCGGCCGACGCTTGACGGGAACATACTCACCATCTTATTTCCCGTGCCCAATGGTTTCAGATGTCCCATGCCAGACTGCCACGAGAAGTACGTCGGCGTCACATGGACCAGCCGGCGCCAAAGCCTCATGCGACATCTCTGGGACGAGCACAGGTTAAAGGTTAGCGCGGCCTACACCTGCACCATCTGCTCCGCAACCGACCTGGGCTACCGGCCGACCGTGCACCCGTGCATCTCGAAAGGGAGGCATGAGCTCTGGACGAACGCAACCTTCGCGCACCCATGCGccgagtgctcactgacgttcccCAACAAGAAAGGGCTGGACAATCATGTCCGCTCACACAGCAGGAAGGCAGCGAAGCAGCGCGCGACCCAACCGGCGACCAACGCGAGATCAACTCCGCGCGCCACCCCCGCGACGACTAGcagcaccaccaccgccgccaatGAGACCAACGCTGCAGCGAGCTCACCGAGAGCAGATCCCACACTACCGGACCTAGCTCTAACAATCCTCTCTTCCCCTCTAGGTGGCACGACCGGCAACACCGCCGATGCCACAGCAACCGCGGGACCAACAACACCGACGGTCAACGAGGGGACTTCACCATCGCGAGGAATAACGAGCCCGTCTCATGACTCGCAGGACCACGAGATGGCGCCAGCCACCCCGGGCTCTGCGGATTGTGAAGAGAGCAGCGCGTCTCTGCGCAGCAGCACGGCACCGGCGAGCACGCCCAGAACCGGTCCAACAACATCGGGCCCCCTTTTCacccctctttcctcctctcccatagcCCCCACGCACGATGCGACCAGCCGGGACGACGGGTGCCCTGCGGCAAAGCCAGCAGCAGACGAGGAGAACTCACCATCCGAGGGGTCACTGAGCGTAGCTTTTTCATTGCAGGGCGCAGAAACAGCCTCGGCTGCAGCCAGCCCTGCGGAGAATCAGCGCTCGCATACTCTCGGTGCAACGCCGCGAGATGATCAACCGATGAGCTCGACGCCAAGGAGCATCACTTCACAGAGTGTTGAATCTCCCACACAAGTGATGTCTCCAGAGGAAGCGCTACTCGACGAAGCCGGCAACGACCCGGCACCACAGGACGAGACCTCCGGCGAAATCACCCTCTCCGGCTCAATTGATGACACCAACGTGCTTGCAGAGCACACCCAGAAGATCAGGCTACTGCTTCGCGAGCCCGCCACCACCGAGCGCTGGGATGACTTCCTATCCATCTTGGACGAGGCCATCTCCACGATTAGGAGGGAGGCGAAGATCCCGGAAGCACCTGCCGCTGGGAAACCACGAGCCCCAACCAACCCGGACAACGCCCAGCAGATCCAGGGCCTGTACCGTCGAAACCGTCATCGGGCAGTTCGTGTCATCGTTCAGGGCGAGTCGAAGCTCTGCGAGCTTCCGCTTGACAAACTGGAGGAGCACTTCACTGCGACATGGGCACCGAAAGAAGCGGACACCAGCCTGCTGCTCAACAAAACTCGCCGCAGTGACATAGCCGAGATCTGCCTCGCCAAATTCACTGCCGATGAAGTTGCAGCACGTCTTCGCAAATGCGAGAACACGGCTCCCGGTGGTGATCGGATCACCTATCACCATTGGCGTACTAACGATCCCGATGCTCTCTTTTTGTCCGCAGTGTTCAACGTGTGCCTCCGGTTCAAGCGAGTACCCCCTGCCTGGAAGGAGACGCGAACGATCCTCGTTCATAAGAAGGGTGACCCGAGCGACGTCACGAACTGGAGACCCATCGCCCTTGGAAGCACAATCTCCAAGCTGTATGCGGGCTGCCTTGCGGCCCGCATGCAGCAGTGGGTGTGCGACCATGGTGTGCTCCCGCGGTGTCAAAAGGGGTTCCTGCCGCACGATGGAGTGTTCGAACACAACTTCGTGCTGCAGGAGCGTCTAGACGCGGCGCGGGCCGGCGGTGGCGACCTTTGCGTGGCGTTCCTCGACTTCGCCAATGCCTTTGGCTCCGTGCCACACAATCCACTAATCAACTCTCTTCGAGGTGCAGGTGCTGGAGAGGACTTCCGCGCCATTGTCGCGAACCTCTACAGAGGCAACACGACCCGCATCATCGCCGAGACTGGAACTACAGCTCCAGTCAGCATCTCAGCTGGCATCCGACAGGGCTGCCCACTGAGCGGCCTGCTGTTCAACCTGGTGCTAGACCCCGTCATACGGGCGGTTCAGGGAGGTGAGAAGCAACACAACGTGCTCGCCTACGCCGATGATCTAACCCCCCTTGCAGACAACCCAGGGCAGCTTCAGGACCGCATCAACGTCGTGGCGACTCTGGCCGGACAGCTGGGACTTCGGCTGAACCCGAAGAAGTGCAGAAGCCTGCACCTCTCCGGAAGGACTCCCGTGGGCACCCGGGCAACAACATTTCTCGTCGACGGCGAGGAAATCCCCCGCATAGGTGACTACGACAGTCAAACCTTTCTTGGACGCCCCGTCGGATTTAGTCTTCTGCCGGACAACTCCACAGTCGACCAAGCGATATCCGTCGGCCGCACCCTACTTCAGTCCATGCTTCCCCCATCGCAACGAATTGACGCTGTGAAAACTTTTGTCTTTCCAGCGCTCAACTTCGCATTGAGGTGCGGACAAATCGGCAAATCGGAATGGGCACGATTGGACGATGCTCTCCGGCCCCTAATCAAGAAGACTCTTTATCTTCCAGGGAACGCTGCCAACGACTACGTCTACGGCAGCGCAGCAGCCGGAGCAGCGGGCATCCCCGTCGCAGCTGACACCAGCGACGCCTGCCGAGTGGACAATGCCTTCAAGCTGTTAACATCAGCCGACCTCGAGATTCAGGAGATGGCCCTAGATGCGCTAACCAAAAATGTTTCTAAGCGTATTCGCAGGTCAGCCACCTTCGAGGAGATCTCGAGTTACCTGAGCGGCGAGCTGGGCGGAGTTTTCCAGGAGGCACGAGCGACGCAGCTCCAGTCAGTGTGGACGGAGGCACGAAAAGCCTCCCGCCGCCTGTCCTATTGGCGCCAGATCTAGAGCAGGAGTTCGTCCTCCGGACAGACGCATCAGAACGAGCGCTGGGAGCAGTCTTGTTGCAAGAAAAAGACGGCAGGTTACATCCCGTATTTTATGCAAGCAGGGGATTAAACTCTgcagaaagaaattattcgacGGTGGAAAGGGAAGGCTTGGCGTTAGTATGGGCTGTCAAAAAGTTTCACATCAATTTGTTCGGAAAGAATTTCAAAGTACAGACGGATCATCAACCGTTAGAGTTCATCAACAAGGCAAAGTTGACAAATGGAAGAGTaatgcgatggagtcttgcactgCAAGAATACTCATTTAGTGTAGAATATATTAAAGGGAGAGAAAATTTGGGGGCCGATTTTATGAGTAGGAATTGTTGGGCGGCCAAAATAGGTGTAGAGGGTAAAACAGGAAAGAGCAAAACTTGATAGctttaaggggggaagagggttTTTAAAAATCGTCACgattccctttaccaaatttaatgaaactgcatagccttgtttagttttctttgctgattccaaataagcaattattcttcaaatatgtccattagttccaaagttaattaaaattaattagcattgtttccGGGAACAATGCATCAAGAACTACTCATCaaaatcttgctttaggcacatagccggATACGAGGAAAACATAAGCTTCACAGCGGTAAGAATACTTTTTTGATGTGTAACtattgtgggagagcacgcgcgcccatttcctttccttaaggctggcgcgatcgcgaactgacggtgggagccaagggaccactaggagagcaGCACCGTCACGCTTTCCAGACAACCTCTTCTTTCCCACCGCTCCTCACGCCAATcgtcgcatcccggctcgcgggaaagggaactcgccctgcgagggaaacaaccctcgcggtggggagggacagaggaggtgaataaaacaaccgagcAGACGGGTAGACGGCctctcttgctctgctgacctgcgaggtacCACGTCACCGCCCCAAGTTCTGCgagcggagttgaccgatgacgaaatcattcgtcaagttacggagaattccgatgactccgacgcCGAGAACGAAgggccagctcctacacagccaatgagctcggagttgacgcgagcactgatgacactgtcatcggtgtacagcggcaacatgacgttgactgaaattgaggcagacatgatcgcgggcaagcggaacgccatgccaaagaaaataagcgacttctttgcgcccaagtgttgacctatgaggtagcgccggccacgtcgtatttatttatttttttttataaacggctcttttcagagccacctaaacgatgcattggctgaattgcaatgggaatcttgtactccggccgtgaccctctcagtcagcgaaaaatacctaccaaaaaggtgcgttttcacgtgcattcgtttttctggactgcccgattttccagaCGTTTTAGCAGTCCccgagggtccgggaaatcgga
Protein-coding regions in this window:
- the LOC119375423 gene encoding LOW QUALITY PROTEIN: uncharacterized protein LOC119375423 (The sequence of the model RefSeq protein was modified relative to this genomic sequence to represent the inferred CDS: inserted 1 base in 1 codon) encodes the protein MSSTPGSLNAGGSAIQTSPARSTDDTENRPTLDGNILTILFPVPNGFRCPMPDCHEKYVGVTWTSRRQSLMRHLWDEHRLKVSAAYTCTICSATDLGYRPTVHPCISKGRKGWTIMSAHTAGRQRSSARPNRRPTXRSTPRATPATTSSTTTAANETNAAASSPRADPTLPDLALTILSSPLGGTTGNTADATATAGPTTPTVNEGTSPSRGITSPSHDSQDHEMAPATPGSADCEESSASLRSSTAPASTPRTGPTTSGPLFTPLSSSPIAPTHDATSRDDGCPAAKPAADEENSPSEGSLSVAFSLQGAETASAAASPAENQRSHTLGATPRDDQPMSSTPRSITSQSVESPTQVMSPEEALLDEAGNDPAPQDETSGEITLSGSIDDTNVLAEHTQKIRLLLREPATTERWDDFLSILDEAISTIRREAKIPEAPAAGKPRAPTNPDNAQQIQGLYRRNRHRAVRVIVQGESKLCELPLDKLEEHFTATWAPKEADTSLLLNKTRRSDIAEICLAKFTADEVAARLRKCENTAPGGDRITYHHWRTNDPDALFLSAVFNVCLRFKRVPPAWKETRTILVHKKGDPSDVTNWRPIALGSTISKLYAGCLAARMQQWVCDHGVLPRCQKGFLPHDGVFEHNFVLQERLDAARAGGGDLCVAFLDFANAFGSVPHNPLINSLRGAGAGEDFRAIVANLYRGNTTRIIAETGTTAPVSISAGIRQGCPLSGLLFNLVLDPVIRAVQGGEKQHNVLAYADDLTPLADNPGQLQDRINVVATLAGQLGLRLNPKKCRSLHLSGRTPVGTRATTFLVDGEEIPRIGDYDSQTFLGRPVGFSLLPDNSTVDQAISVGRTLLQSMLPPSQRIDAVKTFVFPALNFALRCGQIGKSEWARLDDALRPLIKKTLYLPGNAANDYVYGSAAAGAAGIPVAADTSDACRVDNAFKLLTSADLEIQEMALDALTKNVSKRIRRSATFEEISSYLSGELGGVFQEARATQLQSVWTEARKASRRLSYWRQI